Proteins from one Paenibacillus amylolyticus genomic window:
- a CDS encoding phage portal protein — MAIVRSRELLDNWGEIPAKLLQYCIKEHRDGIERIQKLEDYYKGEHEILKRDLGGDDKGLPNNKLVANHAKYITDVASGYFGADPVKYAGNQIEPITDAYKAADVASHDSEMVKDLSMFGVALELHYMSSDDPRSPASAASIHARYSW, encoded by the coding sequence ATGGCAATCGTACGAAGTCGTGAGTTGCTGGATAACTGGGGTGAGATCCCGGCCAAGCTCCTGCAGTACTGCATCAAGGAGCACCGAGACGGTATTGAGCGGATCCAGAAGCTGGAGGACTATTACAAAGGTGAGCACGAGATCTTGAAGCGTGACCTGGGCGGAGATGACAAGGGGCTGCCGAATAACAAGCTGGTGGCCAACCATGCCAAGTACATCACGGACGTTGCTTCAGGTTACTTCGGAGCGGATCCGGTCAAGTACGCCGGCAATCAGATCGAACCGATCACCGATGCATACAAGGCTGCGGATGTGGCCAGTCATGATTCTGAGATGGTCAAGGATCTGTCTATGTTCGGCGTTGCGCTGGAGCTGCACTACATGAGTAGTGATGATCCCCGATCCCCCGCGTCAGCTGCATCGATCCACGCCAGATATTCCTGGTAG
- the terS gene encoding phage terminase small subunit: protein MHRKAEADYKRGMKYKEIAEKYDVSLNTVKSWKQRHSWNREKGAPSTKSVHTKRTGAPEGNKNAVGNRGGSAPKGNSNAKTHGLFAKYLPAEAREIMEQIETRSPLDMLWDQITIQFAAIIRAQQIMYVSDKGEMIKELKKEKYEIVQVPGDSADEAPQMKQVPIEQEYEFQFAWDRQATFLNAQSRAMATLQNLIKQYEEMCRQGDADDEQQLRLQKLKGEVSLIDQKVAKDDDKPIEIRIVRKGERS, encoded by the coding sequence ATGCATAGAAAAGCTGAGGCCGATTATAAGCGAGGAATGAAATATAAAGAGATCGCTGAGAAATACGATGTTTCCCTGAACACGGTGAAAAGCTGGAAACAGCGTCATAGTTGGAATAGGGAAAAGGGTGCACCCTCTACAAAAAGTGTGCACACAAAACGAACTGGTGCGCCTGAGGGCAATAAGAACGCAGTAGGTAATCGTGGCGGATCTGCTCCGAAGGGAAATAGCAATGCGAAGACTCACGGCCTGTTTGCGAAGTATCTGCCGGCAGAGGCCAGGGAGATCATGGAGCAGATCGAGACGAGATCCCCGCTTGATATGTTGTGGGATCAAATCACGATTCAGTTTGCAGCCATCATCCGAGCCCAGCAGATCATGTATGTCAGCGATAAGGGCGAGATGATCAAGGAGCTGAAGAAGGAGAAGTACGAGATTGTTCAGGTTCCAGGTGATAGTGCAGATGAAGCTCCGCAGATGAAGCAGGTTCCGATTGAGCAGGAATACGAGTTCCAATTCGCTTGGGACCGGCAGGCCACGTTCCTTAACGCCCAGAGCAGGGCCATGGCGACGCTGCAGAACCTGATTAAGCAGTATGAAGAGATGTGCCGCCAGGGCGACGCTGACGACGAGCAGCAGCTGCGGCTTCAGAAGCTGAAAGGTGAGGTCAGCCTGATTGATCAGAAGGTGGCCAAGGATGATGACAAGCCGATTGAGATCCGGATTGTTCGAAAGGGTGAGCGCTCATGA
- a CDS encoding sigma-70 family RNA polymerase sigma factor produces the protein MTTTTKATWIETLISQYSTEAYVLDKYRKSLDLNDPQEAKEADTVSEMLSDMRYALTWLKRGRRPGSRRGVEITDVYRQREIYIKLSGQEITDAERLKLVDALLALSDRERTCFLLHMAQGLTLLEISSKLGLSKRTVQDYVDRAKDKISKEFL, from the coding sequence ATGACAACGACAACCAAAGCGACATGGATCGAGACACTGATCAGCCAATACTCTACAGAGGCATATGTCTTGGACAAGTACCGGAAGAGTCTGGATCTGAACGATCCACAGGAGGCGAAAGAGGCGGATACGGTCTCTGAAATGCTGTCCGACATGAGATATGCCCTGACGTGGTTAAAACGCGGGAGACGGCCAGGCAGCCGCCGTGGCGTCGAGATTACGGACGTTTATCGGCAACGGGAAATCTATATCAAGTTGTCCGGACAGGAGATCACCGATGCGGAGCGTCTGAAGCTTGTGGATGCGTTACTGGCCTTGAGTGATCGGGAAAGAACCTGTTTCTTGCTTCACATGGCGCAAGGCTTGACGCTTTTGGAAATTTCGTCTAAACTAGGTCTAAGTAAGAGAACGGTTCAGGACTATGTGGACCGGGCAAAAGACAAGATTTCGAAAGAATTTTTGTGA
- a CDS encoding DUF3310 domain-containing protein, protein MTNTNDQPKDVQQPDPVNNPQHYTFGGIETIDYIRAKLGPEGFQAFCLGNVLKYCSRYNHKGGMEDLRKARWYLDKIIQTEVVN, encoded by the coding sequence ATGACCAACACAAATGACCAGCCGAAAGACGTACAGCAGCCAGATCCCGTTAACAACCCGCAGCATTACACCTTCGGTGGGATCGAGACGATAGACTATATTCGGGCCAAACTTGGTCCAGAAGGGTTCCAGGCGTTCTGCTTGGGCAACGTGTTGAAATACTGCAGCAGGTATAACCATAAAGGCGGCATGGAGGACTTACGTAAAGCACGGTGGTACCTGGACAAAATCATTCAGACAGAGGTGGTGAACTAG
- a CDS encoding SNF2-related protein has translation MAAGALSVERKKFVPHDYQRYCINRLLTDDALGLFLDLGLGKTVITLTAVNDLKYNRFAVSRTLVVAPKKVAEATWGNEAAKWQHLKHMRIITVLGTAQQRIKSLNSPGDVWVINRDNVAWLVEYYRNAWPFDMVVLDELSSFKNHQAKRFKVLTWVRPHIKRIVGLTGTPAPNGLLDLWAQVNLLDQGQRLERNITGYRTKYFEKNYNGHGYMAKPGADDVIQRKIADLCISMKAEDYLELPDSIVNVIPVVLDAKAQKQYNQLEKQLLLEIEDGTEISVTSAAALSGKLLQLCNGALYDENRQVFEIHDNKVEAFMELVEQLNGKSALVFYSFQHDLTRIKKALEKTSLRIRELKTPQDQLDWNAGKVDILLAHPASAAYGLNLQDGGTMWCGSA, from the coding sequence ATGGCTGCAGGAGCTTTGAGTGTAGAGCGTAAGAAGTTTGTCCCGCATGACTATCAGCGGTATTGCATTAACCGGCTATTGACGGATGATGCCCTTGGACTGTTTCTGGATCTTGGATTGGGGAAAACAGTCATTACCCTAACGGCTGTCAATGACCTGAAGTACAACCGATTCGCAGTCAGCCGGACCTTGGTCGTTGCCCCCAAGAAGGTAGCAGAGGCTACCTGGGGGAACGAGGCAGCCAAGTGGCAGCACCTGAAGCATATGCGGATCATTACCGTTTTGGGTACCGCACAGCAGCGGATAAAATCTCTGAATTCGCCAGGAGACGTATGGGTCATCAATCGGGATAATGTGGCGTGGCTTGTGGAGTATTACCGAAATGCCTGGCCCTTTGACATGGTGGTGTTGGATGAGCTATCCAGCTTCAAGAATCACCAGGCGAAGCGATTCAAGGTACTGACGTGGGTACGGCCGCATATCAAGCGGATCGTGGGCCTGACTGGTACACCAGCACCGAATGGATTGCTTGACTTGTGGGCACAGGTGAATCTTCTTGATCAGGGGCAACGCCTGGAGAGGAACATTACGGGGTACCGTACGAAATACTTTGAGAAGAACTACAACGGTCATGGATACATGGCAAAACCCGGTGCGGATGATGTGATTCAGCGTAAGATCGCGGATCTATGCATCAGCATGAAGGCTGAGGATTATCTGGAACTGCCTGATAGTATCGTGAACGTCATTCCCGTTGTCTTGGATGCGAAAGCCCAGAAGCAATATAACCAGTTGGAGAAGCAGTTGCTTCTGGAGATCGAGGACGGAACGGAGATATCCGTCACCAGCGCAGCGGCGCTATCAGGCAAGTTGCTGCAGCTGTGTAACGGAGCCTTGTACGATGAGAACCGGCAGGTCTTCGAGATCCACGATAACAAGGTCGAGGCTTTCATGGAGCTGGTGGAACAGCTTAACGGTAAATCGGCTTTGGTGTTCTACAGCTTCCAGCATGACCTGACTCGGATCAAGAAGGCTTTGGAGAAAACGTCCTTACGGATCCGGGAGCTGAAGACGCCGCAGGACCAACTGGATTGGAATGCCGGCAAGGTGGATATCCTGCTTGCCCATCCCGCCAGTGCAGCGTATGGCCTTAACCTGCAGGACGGGGGAACCATGTGGTGTGGTTCGGCCTGA
- a CDS encoding VRR-NUC domain-containing protein, with protein sequence MKESQIESYLRDKIKALGGIAYKFVSPGNSGVPDRLVLFPEGRTVFVELKAPGKKPTKLQQVQHKRMQALGHEVRVIDSREQVDAWLQEL encoded by the coding sequence GTGAAAGAGAGCCAAATTGAATCCTATTTGAGAGATAAGATAAAAGCCCTTGGTGGAATCGCCTATAAATTCGTATCGCCGGGTAACTCCGGAGTGCCTGACCGTTTGGTACTGTTTCCTGAAGGCCGAACCGTATTCGTGGAGCTGAAGGCCCCAGGTAAGAAACCCACCAAGCTGCAGCAGGTGCAACATAAGCGGATGCAGGCTTTGGGCCATGAGGTACGGGTGATCGACAGCAGAGAGCAGGTGGATGCATGGCTGCAGGAGCTTTGA
- a CDS encoding virulence-associated E family protein: MHFDRQLTISSAGTRHSTNWQTQTAYWSEIVERLRTAVRGAETLAEYLQLPKSKQDDLKDVGGFVGGSLSGGRRKANAVIGRDLVTLDLDNIPAGATADILRRLDGLSCGYAVYSTRKHEENRPRLRVVAPLDRTASADEYEPLARKLGEIIGIGLCDPTTFEASRLMYWPSCSADSQYVFTFGDKPFLSVDGLLAMYQDWRNVASWPQVPGTGQTHVRLAAKQGDPTEKQGMVGAFCKVYDVPAAIEAFLPGVYLNTDDCSGRLTYVGGSTTGGAIVYDDGQFLFSHHATDPTGGRLVNSFDLVRLHKFGDQDDEAKPGTPTNKLPSYTAMMDYAMRQEPVAGLLMQERHQKATAAFADSPVLPAEPEDMDWMRRLEFNSNGVYLKTVDNVLIVLEYDPALKDKIAFDEFANRGLVLGSLPWDAREERRPWASSDDAGIYHYIEKVYGIAVDAKINNALTLITHKKRFNDVRRYLEGLTWDGVPRLDTLFTDYLGAEDSLYTRAVSRKSFTAAVARAMEPGVKWDYMTILAGPQGLGKSTFLRYMGKDWYSDSLTTFEGKDAMELIQGVWLNEVGELTGMSKSESNAVKQFLSRTEDIYREAYGKRTMPYPRRCVFFGTTNDSEFLRDRTGNRRFWPIDVGIVKPTKSVFQDLKGEVDQIYAEAFVRWQLSEPLYLSGEIEELAKERQEAHRESNAKEGIIQAFVERPVPEDWLKRDLPTRRMYWSGEFGKPQEGEGGPRDRICAAEIWCECFNSDIKFMKQADTREINGILSCIPGWEEYRGRFGPYETQRGYRRKDC; this comes from the coding sequence ATGCATTTTGACAGACAACTAACAATATCAAGCGCCGGGACCAGACACAGCACAAACTGGCAGACGCAAACGGCCTATTGGTCGGAGATCGTCGAGCGTTTACGGACTGCTGTACGGGGTGCGGAAACGCTGGCGGAATACTTGCAGCTGCCTAAGAGCAAACAGGATGACCTGAAGGACGTTGGCGGCTTTGTCGGTGGCAGTCTGTCAGGCGGTCGCCGGAAAGCCAACGCGGTCATTGGCCGTGATCTGGTTACGCTTGACCTTGATAATATTCCAGCAGGCGCGACGGCGGATATCCTTCGCCGCCTGGATGGCCTGAGTTGCGGCTATGCCGTTTACAGTACGCGGAAGCATGAGGAGAACCGTCCACGGCTTCGGGTTGTTGCTCCATTAGACCGGACGGCCTCAGCGGATGAGTATGAGCCGCTTGCCCGGAAGCTCGGGGAGATCATCGGCATTGGGCTTTGTGATCCGACCACGTTCGAAGCTTCACGACTCATGTACTGGCCAAGTTGCAGCGCGGACAGTCAGTATGTGTTCACGTTCGGAGATAAGCCTTTCCTTTCCGTAGATGGTCTTCTGGCCATGTATCAGGATTGGCGCAATGTTGCTTCGTGGCCACAGGTGCCTGGTACCGGACAGACCCATGTACGTCTGGCTGCTAAGCAGGGAGATCCTACCGAGAAGCAGGGCATGGTCGGGGCCTTCTGCAAGGTCTACGACGTGCCGGCAGCCATTGAGGCATTTCTGCCAGGTGTCTATCTGAACACGGATGACTGCAGTGGCAGACTTACGTACGTAGGCGGTTCAACCACAGGCGGTGCGATTGTTTACGACGATGGCCAGTTTCTATTCTCCCACCATGCTACGGATCCGACAGGCGGACGGCTGGTTAACAGTTTTGACCTGGTGAGGCTTCACAAGTTCGGCGATCAGGACGACGAGGCGAAGCCTGGGACGCCTACGAACAAGCTACCTTCATACACAGCCATGATGGACTATGCCATGCGACAGGAGCCTGTGGCTGGACTATTGATGCAGGAACGACACCAGAAGGCTACAGCAGCGTTTGCCGATTCTCCAGTGCTGCCAGCAGAGCCAGAGGATATGGACTGGATGCGGCGGCTGGAATTCAACAGCAATGGTGTGTACCTGAAGACGGTGGATAACGTGCTGATCGTGCTGGAGTATGATCCGGCTTTAAAGGATAAGATTGCGTTTGATGAGTTCGCCAACCGAGGTCTGGTACTTGGGTCACTTCCGTGGGATGCCAGAGAAGAACGGCGGCCTTGGGCCAGTTCGGATGATGCAGGGATTTACCATTATATCGAAAAGGTGTACGGCATCGCGGTAGACGCCAAGATCAACAACGCATTAACCCTTATCACACATAAGAAGCGGTTCAACGATGTGCGGAGGTACCTGGAAGGGCTGACGTGGGACGGTGTGCCGAGACTGGACACACTGTTTACCGATTACCTGGGTGCAGAGGACAGCCTGTATACGCGGGCGGTGTCCCGGAAGTCTTTCACGGCTGCTGTGGCCAGAGCGATGGAGCCGGGCGTGAAATGGGACTATATGACGATTCTGGCGGGGCCGCAGGGGTTAGGTAAATCCACATTTCTGCGGTACATGGGCAAGGACTGGTATTCCGACAGCTTGACCACCTTTGAAGGCAAGGACGCTATGGAGCTGATCCAGGGTGTTTGGCTCAACGAGGTCGGGGAGCTGACAGGGATGAGTAAGTCCGAGAGCAACGCCGTAAAGCAGTTCCTGAGCCGGACAGAGGACATTTATCGTGAGGCATATGGCAAGCGTACAATGCCTTATCCACGGCGCTGCGTGTTCTTCGGAACAACCAATGATAGCGAGTTCCTGCGGGATCGGACAGGCAATCGGCGGTTTTGGCCAATTGATGTGGGCATTGTAAAGCCGACAAAGAGTGTGTTTCAGGATCTGAAGGGTGAAGTAGATCAGATATATGCGGAAGCATTTGTACGGTGGCAGCTGAGTGAGCCCCTCTATCTGTCAGGTGAGATCGAAGAATTGGCCAAAGAGCGCCAGGAGGCCCACAGGGAAAGCAATGCAAAGGAAGGTATCATTCAGGCATTTGTGGAGAGGCCAGTTCCGGAAGATTGGCTAAAGCGCGATTTACCGACGAGACGAATGTACTGGTCCGGCGAGTTTGGGAAGCCCCAAGAAGGCGAGGGAGGCCCCCGGGACCGGATATGTGCCGCTGAAATTTGGTGCGAATGCTTCAATTCGGACATCAAGTTTATGAAACAAGCGGACACGAGAGAGATCAATGGCATTTTATCCTGCATACCAGGATGGGAGGAGTATCGCGGACGATTCGGCCCATACGAAACCCAGCGCGGCTACCGTCGCAAAGATTGTTGA
- a CDS encoding DUF6877 family protein, whose protein sequence is MKVKSVIPEMNHKRLSKIMKQVFEQYDLCKFSSDNPIRKTYVDAVNSAVSLLSENEKKLITARYLVDFQRSDLNVYTFHLDPPISKDTFTKIRNRAFQKLFLTLIDLGLISENDAKGLDQQDSENPMAEINKITDQLPLPVLKDINQRIGDWLALGGKETDPYIEQQLRFARRFIKED, encoded by the coding sequence GTGAAAGTGAAGTCAGTTATTCCTGAAATGAATCATAAAAGATTATCTAAAATCATGAAACAAGTTTTCGAACAATATGACCTGTGCAAGTTTTCCTCTGATAATCCTATTCGAAAAACTTATGTAGATGCTGTTAATTCAGCGGTTAGTCTGTTGAGTGAGAATGAAAAGAAATTGATAACTGCCAGGTATCTAGTAGATTTTCAGCGTAGTGATCTGAATGTTTACACATTTCATCTTGATCCGCCTATTTCAAAGGATACCTTCACCAAAATTCGTAACAGGGCATTTCAAAAGCTATTTCTAACCCTGATCGACCTGGGATTAATTTCAGAGAATGATGCTAAGGGGCTGGATCAGCAGGACTCAGAAAATCCAATGGCTGAGATAAACAAGATTACTGATCAGCTGCCGCTGCCCGTTCTCAAGGATATCAACCAGCGTATCGGAGATTGGCTGGCTTTAGGCGGCAAGGAGACCGATCCCTATATTGAACAGCAGCTGCGTTTTGCACGCAGGTTTATAAAAGAAGATTGA